The nucleotide window acacaaaatgctagggagatgcagtttgtaccttagtcatgctggcagtAGTATGAGAGGCGTATATGACCCCGTTTTTGAGAGGTGGATCATGATCCAcaagttgtgtggatcatggcTCGGGTGGGTCGTTGTATGTAGGATGCCTGATGGGGGTGTGACGAAGACCCCCCcccttgttttctttcttctttttaccAGCGCAGGCAGCGAGCGGGGAGGTCAAAGGGTAAGACATCACAGTAAGACGATACATTGTTGAGTTTaagaaaaattttttttaaatcttttgttattttattttataagatCGTGTATGAATCTTATATTTTTCGACCCAAAGAACTAGCGTAAATAACACCCCTCGACCAAGAGTGTACGAGTCCAGTACGTCTGTTGTCGTCTGCTACGTTTTCATCGTGTTCGAACTTGCCCTCAGtttgtccttactctatggacCGACCAACAAAGACCCGAGCGGAAGGCCCAATTTATACGTAGGTAGCGACCGGACTAAGATAATCAAATTGCCCCGTGTTGATTCCATCCTGGGTTTCTAAAAATGTTCTACGAGAATACCGCTACAAACTatcattttagttttaaatgTACACCCTCTTGTTTTAGGTTTAAATACAGTATACATATATTAATAGAGTAGGTCTAATAGTAACATATTCAATAAGTTTAATATTGTGttggaaaatgtcaaataaataatactttaACATACTTGGGCCTatctaataattataataacacaCGAATAAAAGGTGCTGTAGCAATCTTAATTTGCATCCACAAACCGACATTAGTAGTAACATCAAACAATTTGAAACTTTAATTAATGACAACACGAGTGATCTACACTAATTTTAAACAATACGAGCCCCAAAGTGTTGGTGCAACCGAGGTAGCCTTCGAGGAAGAATCGAATGCTCAGGTAGTTTGTTTTGCATaatcatgttttggttaattaAACAGTTTGCAATACGAACAGATAATTTTCTATTCTCATTTGCTTAATACAATCTACACTcgtagacaaacaaacaaacaaacaaccaaacaaacaatccCATTAAGCTTCCACCGGTAAGACGACAAAGTGTGTGTATCCGTCTCAACACCAATTCAATTAGTTTTCATACGGATATTAATTTAAGTTTTGAGCCATACAGGGTATAATCAAACATCCTCGTATAGATACACGCGTCGTTATTTGTGTATAGCCATGACGGGGTTCACTCAAGCAAAGCAGGTACTATTTCTGATCATGTCGGGAGTTGTACGAGAAAATTGATCAAGAATTTTAACAATTCATCCGTAACCCTTGCCATTTGTTCCCTTCTCTTCGCTCACAAAGACCAGGGTGCATAGTTACACTGAACCCGCGAGGACCTTCGGTCACCGAGCTTTTCTTTCACCAATAGTCAACAGATGACGTGACAGCGGTCCATACAACCCAACGTGTCGGCACTTGTTCCCCGGGTTGTGTACCGTCATCGCGCGGACGGGGTGACGTCACGCGAGGTGTTGGGACAGGGTCTGTTTATGCGCGGTAGTTTTAAAAGCAGATTGTTATAAAAGCGCTTCGCTGTTTTGTGACAACATTGCTACTGAGAACCTGGAAATCATAAattgtatgattttttttttctatcggAAAAAGGTAAGTTGTCTATAATATTATTGTACATAAACAAGTTGACCGTTGTTGTTATGTAGTATTTGTAAAATCCGATATAATGCTGTGTCGTGTGTATTGAGTTGATTGCATTGTCAGTGTCTTTTTTGTTCTCTCCTTCAATGATATGACTTCagaaaccattttgttttgcttttctttAGTGTGGatacaattttatttgtttgagctatgttttttctctcttcaaAATCTGCGCTAAAAGTGCGATGATTTATGAGACACATTTAAAAACGAGTGTGCTTAAAGCTCAGTTTTACTTTTATAATTTCCAGTAATCAATTTAATTTTTCCAAGTATTGAACATTGGTTGTTGTAAGGCATGGACCACATCAACAATACAAATATCAAATAATGGATTATGGTGATTGATTCACGCGAAAATTAAACATAAAACCAGCCGCCACACTTTCTCCTAGAAGACACGCACTGTCAAACTATATATaaggcgttttttttttgctataaaGAACGTTCCCAATAGACAGTTGGTATTCAAGAGAGCATTAAACAATAACCAGTGACACTTATTTAGACCCTTGTCAAACTTAAAGCAAGTTGAATAAGTCAACTTGTTCACTCACTTTTCATATTGACGAAATGGCTAATAGTTATAGTGTCGTATAAATATTTCAGAAGCTTGGAAATGTGTGATACATACAAAACCGGACAGTTTGATTTAAATAACGCTTCGTACGACTTCTAAAgtgaaataatataaatatagtGTTATGTTTGTGTGCGATATTTAGCAACCACAGTCCGTGATGTAGAAGTGGCAAttcctcagaaaaaaaaaatgaaaaaaaaataaacaaacggATCAAACCCAGAGCAGGActatgatgttgttgttgctgttgttgttgctgttgttgttgttgctgttgttgttgttgctgttgttgtatACATAAAgcatgcctctgaagaaggttcGATTTgtatcgaaagctaaggccatcccTACTCATAATAAtagataggcctacatgaagGGATTTATTGGATGACTGTTGACAGTATTATAAGGTGTATTTGATACGGTTGTTCCTTGTCCTCCATGCTATACACACAATAAGGAGGGTTTGGTTAGTTTAATTAGAGCCACCGGAAATCTGTCGAAAATAGTCCCAGATCACTGACTGGCGGAGTCATATTTATTGCGGCCCAAAAGTAAACCAAAACCAATAACTTTAAAGTAGTTCCAAAGTGGTGTTTATATAAAACGGGGATTTACGATCCTTGTGGATCATTGTGCATCAGAGCTGGTTGGTGTCACATCGCGCTCTCTAAGCTAATTTTGAACAGTGCACATCCGAACACTGTACCATAATTAATCGGATTGTACCATCTACTTCAACAGATTTCACATGAAGGCCGGCGTACCAATAGTTGGGTTCTACCAGCACCACGAATCCAGATACCTCTCTATCGTTGACTGGAGGTCTATCCCCTGAACGAAGTCGAGAAGATATTGATAGTACTATAATGGTAAGAGCACTACTACTACGACAGTTTGTCTTTTAGGATATTTAATTTCCTAAGAAGTTAATACCATCAAAacaactgtaaaaaaaataaagcacaCGAAATTCCGTCTTTGTTAAATTTAAGTCTCCGGACAGTGATATTTTGACCCGGAGTAgtccaaacatttaaaaacttgttttggaCTGTGGGGTGGGCGTGTGCGTGGCTAAATTTGTACCAACATGAAAGCATTTTTACAAACACAATCActatctctcttttttttttcttcttctttttcgttTCCCTATTTGTAAAGGATGTTGACATACCACAAGACCCGAATGAGAAAGGAATACGAAACAAGACAGATGATCCGGCTACTAGCAGACGAGTCCAAGAACGGTTTAAATGTTCCACGTGTGGAGAGTCATTCCGTCACCTAACAAACCTCAGTCGACACCGAAGGATGCACAAGAAGACTCTGACTAATGCATCATGTCAAGTATGTGGGAAGATGTTCGCCCGTTCTGATAGTATGAAACGACACCGTAAGAACCACCCCATTAATTCTCCAGCACCATCACTCTCTTTGACCAAGAATCCTGCCCTGAATTGCAACGAAGTGGCCGATAATCCGAACCCAACCCATACTCCCCCAGCTGATTTGGTCCCGGAACAATCTCTCTTTGTAAGCAGTAATCCACCGCCAAGAAACAGCAATACGACCACACCGATAACCAAGACGGCTGCATGCCCGGCATGCGGGACAATTTTTCCAAGTGTTAATCGTATGCTGAGCCACCTGATGAATGATCACATCGATGATTACCCATCATCTCCAGTACCGCCGAAACAATTTTACAAACCCTTGGACGAGATGATGGATGAATGGGAGGAAAATAATCTCAATGTAGAGGAAGATGATGAGCACCAACAATTTAAACACGGGTCAAGGAAACTCGAGTGCCCAGTGTGCCAAAAACAGTTCACTCGAGCTGATAATGTGAACAGACACATCAGGGCAAGTCATGGAGGAAATGTGGGTTCAGCAGCATCGGTACTGAACTTACCAACAGTCAACCAGTTCATTCCTCAACAACAACCCCCACTTCAAGAAGACCCCTTGGTGAATCCTACGTCGACAGACGGTGATGTTTTCAATCTCCAACCCGAGGCCATTATCGTCACTCTCCGTAAGAACTGGGGAGCCATCCGCACACATCACTGTGTTCAGCGCCAAATTCAAGATGTGTACAACTTTAGACTCATCGGACGCTCCATCGAAACTGTTGATGAGGCGCTTATGACACTATTTCACCGCCTAAAATGCAGGGCAAAGATGAACATCTCCTTCGGTTTCCTACTTCGCCATTCGGAGACGGGAGAACACCGCTATTTTCACTCTAGTCAGAACAACGGGCGGGTGTTTCCTGCTCCGGCAACGGTTGCCTCTCAAGATGACATGGGTCGGCTGATAGAGAAAGTCCGCGAGGTGGACGTTTTGAAGATAGGTTTTCATCGTCGCCCAGATACGAAATGGACGGTGGCGGCCATAACGAATATGACCGTCTATGTCAACAAGCTGAGACAATTTCCGATTGGTTCACCCATTGAGAAACTACCACCCTACGTCGCCGAAAATGACGGCTTGTGGAATTTGGTCGTAAATGGGAACACCGGCGAAAGGTATGACGATAAGTTATGCTTCTTTCGATGTCTAGCCGTGCACAGAGGGGAAAACAAGAACTCAAATGAAAAATCAACACGTCAACTGGCTGAAACATTTCGCCAACACACAGGACAGAAGCACATAGTCGGAGTTACTTTAGATGAACTTTCTATAGTCGAGGAACTTTTCGAAGTAAGAGTACACGTGTACATGCTGCTACCGATAGATGACAGCGACGAAGACGAAATGACCAACGTCCATGAGGTTGATACTAAGCAGGACGAGAATGTGGCAAGTATCAAAAACAACAGAGTTAAAGCAGAATTGATCAGGCGTTCCCATCACGACTATGTCGACAAACTGGACCTGAATTTGTGGGGAAGGCACTTTTCCTACATCCACGAAATTGAGACGTACAGCCAATCCTACGCCTGTTCCAAGTGTTGCACGGTTTTCACTCGATCAACCGATTTAGTGCGTCACGAACCGACCTGTGATGTCAACGTCAAACATCGGTTCAGCGGAGGGGCTTACCAGCTTCCGTTAACGGTCTTTGATAAATTGTCTGAGTTGGGAGTGGAGATTGAAGATAATATGAAGTACTACCCGTACAGAGCAACATACGATTTCGAAACCTACTTTCACCAATTACCACAGACCGATGAAGACAAAGAGAAGAAACTTAGATGGGAAGCTCAACACGATCTCCTGAGTGTCAGTGTAGCAAGTAATATTCCTGGTCACGAGCCACCACAATGCTTCGTGAGTGACGGTAGTCCGGCTCAACTGGTTTCAGGTATGGTGGACTACCTACATATCATAAGTCAAACTGCGTACACTTCACTTATGGAACAATTTCAAGGTGTTTTTGAAGAGTTAGACGAGCTGCTGGATGCATTGAAGGACAACATGGAAGAGCGCAGAAAGTACAACCACACCAAAAAGGTTAAACAGCAGCTGGACGAGTACCTCAAAGAGTTACCGGTGCTTGGTTTCAATTCGGGAAAGTACGACATCAACGTTATCAAGCGGTATCTCTATCCAGTTCTACAAGAGACTGACCCTTTGAAGTTCATCATCAAACGCACCAGCACCTACATGGCCCTGAAAACCGAGAAGTTGAAATTCTTAGACATAACGAACTACTTGGCACCCGGCTATAGCTACTCAAAATTCCTGAAGGCGTACGAGTGCGAAACGACCAAGGGTTTTTTCCCCTATGAATGGGTAGACGACCTGCAAAAGCTTGACTTTGAAGATCTTCCACCCCACCAAGCGTTCTACAGTAAGCTGAAGGGGTCAAATATTTCTAAGGAGGAGTATGAGTTCTGTCAACGAGTCTGGAAGGAGCAGGGCATGACCACCATGCGGGAGTTTCTGATATGGTATAACAATCTTGACGTCGTCCCCTTCCTGGAAGCCCTGGAGAAGATGTTCACATTTTACAGAGATCGCAATATGGATATGTTCAAGTCCGCC belongs to Asterias amurensis chromosome 5, ASM3211899v1 and includes:
- the LOC139937257 gene encoding LOW QUALITY PROTEIN: uncharacterized protein (The sequence of the model RefSeq protein was modified relative to this genomic sequence to represent the inferred CDS: deleted 2 bases in 1 codon) translates to MGYNDPGKNVNHGIEVINQRHKTRTQVNKRLQKLKAEGVEDEDVDIPQDPNEKGIRNKTDDPATSRRVQERFKCSTCGESFRHLTNLSRHRRMHKKTLTNASCQVCGKMFARSDSMKRHRKNHPINSPAPSLSLTKNPALNCNEVADNPNPTHTPPADLVPEQSLFVSSNPPPRNSNTTTPITKTAACPACGTIFPSVNRMLSHLMNDHIDDYPSSPVPPKQFYKPLDEMMDEWEENNLNVEEDDEHQQFKHGSRKLECPVCQKQFTRADNVNRHIRASHGGNVGSAASVLNLPTVNQFIPQQQPPLQEDPLVNPTSTDGDVFNLQPEAIIVTLRKNWGAIRTHHCVQRQIQDVYNFRLIGRSIETVDEALMTLFHRLKCRAKMNISFGFLLRHSETGEHRYFHSSQNNGRVFPAPATVASQDDMGRLIEKVREVDVLKIGFHRRPDTKWTVAAITNMTVYVNKLRQFPIGSPIEKLPPYVAENDGLWNLVVNGNTGERYDDKLCFFRCLAVHRGENKNSNEKSTRQLAETFRQHTGQKHIVGVTLDELSIVEELFEVRVHVYMLLPIDDSDEDEMTNVHEVDTKQDENVASIKNNRVKAELIRRSHHDYVDKLDLNLWGRHFSYIHEIETYSQSYACSKCCTVFTRSTDLVRHEPTCDVNVKHRFSGGAYQLPLTVFDKLSELGVEIEDNMKYYPYRATYDFETYFHQLPQTDEDKEKKLRWEAQHDLLSVSVASNIPGHEPPQCFVSDGSPAQLVSGMVDYLHIISQTAYTSLMEQFQGVFEELDELLDALKDNMEERRKYNHTKKVKQQLDEYLKELPVLGFNSGKYDINVIKRYLYPVLQETDPLKFIIKRTSTYMALKTEKLKFLDITNYLAPGYSYSKFLKAYECETTKGFFPYEWVDDLQKLDFEDLPPHQAFYSKLKGSNISKEEYEFCQRVWKEQGMTTMREFLIWYNNLDVVPFLEALEKMFTFYRDRNMDMFKSAISVPGLSLQYLFLTLPKDVFFSLIDEANKDLFYKIKENIVGGPSIVFHRYHEKGKTAIRGGPKPCEHIVGFDANALYLWSIMQDMPIGTFIRRNAERGFKPVRSHKFGVMATEWLDWLAFSQGIHVRHQFNSKEKRVGGRMIPVDGYCKETNTIFQFQGCYWHGHPCHLNPNEFNKVRQASRDELRRQTEDTSAYIRQQGYKLIELWECDWREIQKTDQTLYECDMTKKVIRFNLPLQIGFFVYQYAKLRMLEFYYDFLLKFIDPSDFQMCEMDTDSAYLAISGENLDDVIKPDMKQQYLEEKHQWFPREDTAEHRSYDKRTPGLFKVEWEGDGIVALCSKTYYCFGTKNKISCKGLNKLGNDITKQRYMDVLESQKAGEGVNRGFRMRGAGMYTYEQTKTAFTYMYPKRKVASDGVTTTYLDL